In Methanosarcina barkeri MS, a single window of DNA contains:
- a CDS encoding YwbE family protein has translation MNNGTVRANIKEGLNVGIVLKADQRTGKITRGIVKRILTNSSTHPHGIKVQLTDGQVGRVKEIY, from the coding sequence ATGAACAACGGTACTGTCAGAGCAAATATTAAAGAAGGGCTGAATGTAGGAATTGTTTTAAAAGCAGACCAGAGAACCGGAAAAATTACCCGAGGTATTGTGAAAAGAATTTTAACCAACTCTTCAACTCATCCACACGGAATAAAAGTGCAGTTAACAGATGGTCAGGTTGGAAGAGTCAAGGAAATTTATTGA
- the glmM gene encoding phosphoglucosamine mutase, which translates to MVLFGTNGVRGIANEYITPELAVNLARCLGTYMKSKGTVAIGCDTRISGQMLKSAAIAGALSTGLSVIDVGIVPTPAILYYVRDFADAGIIVTASHNPRQYNGIKFIAGDGSEFSRDAEKDIEKIYRSGKYSIVSWEKTGSFRIDPGVNEYYVRNIIKSVNAEAIRSHKFKVVTDTGCGAGSLTLPFLLKELGCQVLTLEAQLDGTFPWRNPEPLPEALTELTNLVKMTGSDLGVAQDGDADRVVFVDENGQFVNDDVLLAMIAKYMVKHEKGPLVTPVSSSQRMVDVAEEEGVELYWTAVGSINVVRKMMEVNAVFGGEGNGGLIFPKHQYCRDGAMGCAKVLEILASGKKLSDLEKSVPHYFNEKTKVPAKNEHAIMEIVKNKASGLGHKIDTSDGVKIWYKDGWVLMRPSGTEPIFRIFAEAKNQKRAEELMQEGLDMIIRAEKRSRLANKLSPS; encoded by the coding sequence ATGGTATTATTCGGAACAAACGGCGTACGAGGTATCGCCAATGAATATATAACTCCTGAACTGGCAGTCAATTTAGCCAGATGCCTTGGTACATATATGAAGTCTAAAGGCACTGTTGCCATAGGGTGTGACACTCGAATATCGGGCCAGATGCTGAAGTCTGCCGCAATTGCCGGAGCTCTTTCGACAGGCCTGAGTGTAATCGATGTAGGGATAGTCCCTACTCCTGCTATCCTGTATTATGTACGCGACTTCGCAGATGCCGGAATCATTGTAACTGCGTCCCATAATCCCAGACAATATAACGGGATCAAGTTTATTGCAGGAGATGGCTCGGAGTTTTCAAGAGACGCAGAAAAAGATATAGAGAAAATCTATCGTTCCGGAAAATATTCCATTGTATCCTGGGAAAAAACCGGCAGCTTCAGAATCGATCCTGGAGTCAATGAATATTACGTAAGAAATATTATTAAATCTGTAAATGCCGAAGCTATCCGCAGCCATAAGTTCAAAGTGGTTACAGACACAGGCTGTGGAGCAGGTTCCCTTACTCTTCCTTTCCTACTCAAGGAACTGGGCTGTCAGGTCTTAACCCTTGAAGCCCAGCTTGATGGAACATTCCCATGGAGAAATCCCGAACCCTTACCTGAAGCCCTGACCGAACTTACTAATCTTGTAAAAATGACAGGCTCTGATTTGGGAGTAGCTCAAGATGGAGATGCGGATAGAGTAGTATTCGTGGACGAAAATGGGCAGTTCGTAAACGATGACGTTCTGCTTGCTATGATAGCAAAATATATGGTTAAACATGAAAAAGGTCCTTTAGTGACCCCCGTTAGTTCTTCTCAGCGAATGGTCGATGTCGCAGAAGAGGAAGGTGTCGAACTATACTGGACTGCTGTAGGCTCCATAAACGTTGTCCGAAAGATGATGGAAGTAAATGCAGTCTTCGGAGGCGAGGGTAATGGAGGTCTTATCTTCCCCAAACACCAATACTGCAGAGACGGAGCAATGGGTTGTGCCAAGGTCCTTGAAATCCTGGCAAGTGGAAAAAAGCTTTCCGATCTTGAAAAAAGTGTACCTCACTACTTTAACGAAAAGACCAAAGTGCCTGCTAAAAATGAGCATGCTATTATGGAAATCGTGAAAAATAAAGCGTCAGGACTTGGGCACAAAATCGACACATCTGATGGAGTTAAAATATGGTATAAAGACGGCTGGGTTCTGATGCGTCCCTCTGGCACAGAACCAATCTTCCGAATCTTTGCCGAAGCAAAAAATCAGAAAAGAGCAGAGGAACTTATGCAGGAAGGCCTGGACATGATAATAAGAGCAGAGAAAAGGTCTCGACTCGCAAATAAACTTTCTCCAAGCTAA
- the ppsA gene encoding phosphoenolpyruvate synthase — MSENKSKYIRWFDETSIEDVPLVGGKNASLGEMYRELTPKGGKIPNGFSVTAEAYWHVLKAGGILEKLKQTMEGLDTSDVSELAKRGKAARDLILEAGIPDDLWQEIKSGYDRLCEQYGENTDVAVRSSATAEDLPTASFAGQQESFLNIRGYPALRDACVRCIASLFTDRAISYRVINHFDHFKVALSIGIMKMVRSDLASSGVIFTLDTETGFRDVVFITGSYGLGENIVQGQVNPDEFYVFKPTFRKGYKPIIEKNLGDKEIKMIYGQGGSKMLTRNVNVPETDRRRFCLSDEEVLKLAWYAITIEDYYSNKYKKFMPMDIEWAKDGATGELFVVQARPETVQSQKSRDILETYVLEKKSNVLAKGKSIGDKIAAGKAHVIPNVSDLPSFKQGEILIADSTTPDWEPVMKIAAAIVTNQGGRTSHAAIVSRELGIPAVVGTVNATEVLKAGKEITVSCAEGEDGLVYEGILPFHKDTLSLKDTRRPKTAIMMNLGNPDEAFSLSMIPNDGIGLARQEFIISNYIKIHPMALVHPEKVKDSKVLQEIEELTQNSDNKEEYFVDKLAQGVGTIAASFYPKDVVVRTSDFKSNEYASLLGGSYFEIDENNPMLGFRGASRYFNERYREGFALECRALKKVREEMGLKNLIIMIPFCRTVEEAKKVIAEMEKNGLKRGENELQIYVMCEIPNNVLQIDEFSEYFDGFSIGSNDLTQLTLGVDRDSEILTAEFDERDPGVIKIMAMAVQGAKQNRRHSGICGQAPSDYPEIAEFLVKQGIDSISLNPDSVMKVTLKVLETEKWLGGKKEAEKITSAH; from the coding sequence ATGTCTGAGAACAAAAGTAAGTACATACGCTGGTTTGATGAGACTTCGATTGAAGATGTTCCGCTTGTAGGCGGAAAAAATGCCTCTCTTGGAGAGATGTACAGGGAACTCACTCCAAAGGGAGGAAAGATCCCGAATGGTTTTTCAGTTACTGCTGAAGCTTACTGGCATGTCCTCAAAGCCGGCGGGATTCTGGAGAAACTCAAACAAACAATGGAAGGGCTTGACACCTCAGATGTGTCAGAGCTTGCAAAAAGGGGAAAAGCTGCAAGGGACCTGATCCTTGAGGCCGGAATTCCGGATGACCTCTGGCAGGAAATTAAATCCGGGTATGACCGCCTATGTGAGCAGTATGGAGAAAATACCGATGTAGCCGTGCGGAGTTCAGCAACGGCTGAAGACCTTCCAACTGCTTCTTTTGCCGGCCAGCAGGAATCTTTCCTGAACATAAGGGGTTATCCCGCGCTTCGAGATGCCTGCGTACGCTGTATTGCCTCGCTTTTTACTGACAGAGCCATCTCCTATCGGGTAATAAATCATTTTGATCACTTTAAAGTGGCACTATCGATAGGGATAATGAAAATGGTCAGATCTGATCTGGCTTCCAGCGGAGTTATATTTACTCTTGATACGGAAACCGGATTCAGGGACGTAGTTTTCATTACAGGTTCTTACGGGCTTGGAGAAAATATCGTGCAGGGACAGGTTAATCCGGATGAGTTCTACGTTTTCAAGCCAACTTTCAGGAAAGGATATAAGCCGATTATCGAGAAGAATTTAGGTGATAAAGAAATTAAGATGATCTATGGGCAAGGCGGCTCCAAAATGCTTACCCGAAATGTAAACGTTCCTGAGACTGATAGACGTCGTTTCTGTCTCAGTGACGAAGAAGTGCTTAAACTTGCATGGTATGCTATTACCATTGAAGATTATTACTCAAATAAATATAAGAAATTCATGCCCATGGATATCGAATGGGCAAAGGATGGGGCTACAGGTGAACTCTTTGTAGTGCAGGCAAGACCAGAAACTGTACAATCTCAGAAAAGCAGAGACATTCTGGAAACTTATGTGCTCGAAAAGAAATCTAATGTCCTTGCAAAAGGTAAGAGCATAGGAGACAAAATTGCTGCTGGAAAAGCGCATGTAATCCCTAATGTTTCAGATCTGCCTTCTTTTAAACAGGGAGAAATTCTGATTGCTGATTCCACAACTCCGGACTGGGAGCCTGTGATGAAAATAGCGGCTGCAATTGTTACGAACCAGGGAGGTAGAACTTCCCATGCTGCAATTGTTAGCCGGGAACTTGGAATTCCGGCAGTTGTAGGGACAGTAAACGCAACAGAAGTTCTCAAGGCAGGTAAGGAAATTACCGTAAGTTGTGCGGAAGGTGAAGATGGACTTGTGTATGAGGGAATTCTTCCTTTCCACAAAGATACATTGAGCCTTAAAGACACAAGACGCCCTAAAACCGCAATTATGATGAACCTTGGAAATCCTGATGAGGCGTTTAGCCTTTCCATGATCCCAAACGATGGAATCGGGCTTGCAAGGCAGGAATTCATCATCTCAAACTATATCAAGATCCATCCAATGGCTCTAGTGCATCCTGAAAAGGTCAAAGACTCTAAAGTCCTTCAGGAAATCGAGGAACTTACCCAAAACTCCGATAACAAAGAAGAATATTTCGTAGATAAGCTTGCTCAGGGCGTCGGAACCATTGCTGCTTCTTTTTATCCCAAGGATGTTGTAGTCCGTACAAGTGACTTCAAAAGCAATGAGTATGCAAGCCTGCTTGGGGGCAGCTACTTTGAGATAGATGAAAATAATCCAATGCTGGGTTTCAGGGGAGCTTCCAGGTACTTTAATGAGCGTTACAGGGAAGGTTTTGCCCTTGAATGCAGGGCTCTGAAAAAAGTCAGGGAAGAGATGGGGCTTAAAAACCTCATTATTATGATTCCCTTCTGCAGGACAGTTGAAGAAGCTAAAAAAGTAATTGCCGAAATGGAGAAAAACGGGCTAAAGCGAGGAGAAAATGAGTTGCAGATCTATGTTATGTGTGAGATTCCAAATAATGTCCTTCAAATTGACGAATTCAGTGAATATTTCGATGGTTTCTCCATAGGCTCAAATGACCTGACCCAGCTAACCCTCGGAGTTGACAGAGACTCTGAAATTCTTACTGCAGAATTCGATGAAAGGGACCCAGGTGTTATAAAAATAATGGCAATGGCCGTACAGGGGGCAAAGCAGAATAGAAGGCATAGCGGGATCTGTGGACAGGCACCCAGTGACTATCCAGAAATTGCAGAGTTCCTGGTAAAACAGGGGATAGATTCTATTTCACTTAATCCGGATTCGGTTATGAAAGTCACCCTTAAAGTTCTGGAAACGGAAAAGTGGCTGGGAGGTAAAAAAGAAGCGGAAAAAATAACTAGTGCCCATTAA
- the gpmI gene encoding 2,3-bisphosphoglycerate-independent phosphoglycerate mutase produces MTQARRPLMLIIFDGWGYREAKEGNAVMTARTPNLDRLEKEYPWCFLKASGKAVGLPKGMMGNSEVGHLNIGAGRIVNQDLTRINIYIKDGDFFKNAVFLNAISNVKANDSSLHLMGLASCGGIHSYMPHLHALIKLAQNKGLKNVYIHAFLDGRDEPPKAALGDIKKLEAFCKEHGNAKIATVSGRYYAMDRDKRWDRTKLAYDALTRGVALYTAPNAETAVSNAYARGETDEFVKPTIITDQVITDQVITDQIITDQIITDQIITDQAEKPVATVQDNDSVIFFNFRADRARQITWAFVKDDFDGFVREKRPEVYFVCMTQYDETLDVPIAFPPIKLENVFGEVLSKHGLIQMRIAETEKYAHVTYFLNGGEEKRYKNEDRCLIPSPKIATYDLKPEMSAYEITDEVIRRIESGKYDVIVLNFANMDMVGHTGIFEAAVKAVEAVDKCIGKIVEVLKEKSGVALITADHGNAEEMIDPKTGKPHTAHTSNPVKCIYFGNSEIKALRNGKLCDVAPTILALLGISKPQEMTEKSLLVKK; encoded by the coding sequence ATGACTCAGGCAAGAAGACCTCTTATGCTCATTATTTTTGATGGGTGGGGTTACAGGGAAGCAAAAGAAGGAAATGCTGTCATGACAGCACGAACTCCAAACCTTGACCGGCTGGAAAAGGAGTATCCCTGGTGTTTTTTAAAAGCCTCCGGAAAGGCTGTCGGTCTTCCGAAAGGTATGATGGGGAATTCGGAAGTTGGGCATCTGAATATAGGGGCAGGACGAATTGTAAATCAGGACCTTACCCGAATAAATATTTATATCAAGGACGGAGATTTTTTCAAAAATGCGGTTTTTTTGAATGCAATTTCAAATGTCAAAGCTAATGATTCCAGCCTGCACCTCATGGGCCTTGCTTCCTGCGGAGGCATTCACAGTTATATGCCTCACCTACATGCTCTTATCAAACTTGCACAGAATAAAGGTTTAAAAAATGTCTATATACATGCTTTTCTGGACGGGAGAGACGAACCTCCAAAAGCTGCTCTAGGAGATATAAAGAAACTGGAAGCATTTTGTAAAGAGCACGGTAATGCTAAAATAGCAACCGTTTCAGGCCGTTATTATGCAATGGATAGAGATAAGCGATGGGATAGGACGAAACTTGCCTATGATGCCCTGACAAGAGGAGTAGCTCTATATACTGCTCCAAATGCAGAAACTGCAGTTTCTAATGCCTACGCAAGAGGAGAAACTGATGAGTTTGTAAAGCCCACTATAATTACTGATCAAGTAATTACTGATCAAGTAATTACTGACCAAATAATTACTGACCAAATAATTACTGATCAAATAATTACTGATCAAGCAGAAAAACCTGTGGCGACAGTACAGGATAATGATTCTGTTATTTTCTTCAATTTCCGGGCTGATAGGGCACGGCAGATAACCTGGGCTTTTGTAAAAGATGACTTTGACGGGTTTGTGAGAGAAAAACGTCCTGAGGTTTACTTTGTCTGCATGACCCAGTACGACGAAACTCTTGACGTACCCATTGCTTTTCCTCCAATAAAGCTGGAAAATGTATTTGGAGAAGTACTGAGCAAGCATGGACTCATCCAGATGCGCATAGCTGAAACCGAAAAATATGCCCATGTGACCTATTTCCTTAACGGCGGCGAAGAAAAACGTTATAAGAATGAAGACCGCTGCCTTATTCCCTCGCCGAAAATCGCTACTTATGACCTTAAACCAGAAATGAGTGCATATGAAATTACGGATGAGGTTATTAGAAGAATTGAGTCCGGAAAGTATGATGTCATTGTCCTTAACTTTGCAAACATGGATATGGTCGGGCATACCGGGATTTTTGAAGCTGCAGTTAAAGCAGTAGAAGCCGTGGATAAATGTATTGGCAAGATTGTTGAGGTTCTAAAAGAAAAAAGCGGTGTGGCACTTATTACTGCAGATCACGGAAATGCCGAGGAGATGATAGATCCAAAAACAGGAAAGCCACATACTGCACATACCTCAAATCCGGTAAAATGCATTTACTTCGGAAACAGTGAGATAAAAGCTCTCAGGAATGGAAAATTGTGTGACGTTGCACCGACGATTCTTGCGCTTCTTGGAATCTCTAAACCGCAAGAGATGACAGAAAAGTCACTTTTGGTAAAAAAGTGA
- a CDS encoding chloride channel protein has product MEVNTNSKFKNHSLFNYSNIRKYITRRFDIESAKINSIAILIGLLTGLVIGIYDRALLYFSTLFGMQRGFSVHEFPPYYIMFMPALGGLIVGMISHFLMKRRYGVDGLIETVAIRGARLNLTDSLLEVFASIISISSGGALGKEAPGIVGGAWTGALVGRVMKSPEKRLQTLLGCGAAGGIAAVFSAPLAGVVFVVEVIYGELETSTFIPIVISSVFATLVSNSIIGIELLQIPSYALVSPYRELGLYLVFGLLAGIVSTVLIRALYYTKDLFSGIPVHPIFKPALGGLVVGVIGLFYPRVLGMGYGVITDALNNQFTFKLLLILLILKIIVFSLSLGSGGFGGTIIPSLFVGTMLGGAFGTVVDMLYPGMTAGPGAYALVGMGAVFAGSTRAPLTAILILFELTRDYNLILPLMFACVLSNVMSSALYPESIFTEGLRRNGIKIRKGREIDIMTSIPVKAAMITSVQTVSEDKSVEILEALMKASRHIGFPVVDSKGKLSGIVTLSDLRNKVKPGDVGKKIGEIATREVEVAYPDETLDTALKRLASKQIGRLPVVDREDKTKLLGIITRSDIVNAYNKKVVEKFRNTT; this is encoded by the coding sequence TTGGAAGTTAATACAAATTCCAAATTTAAAAACCATAGTTTGTTCAATTATTCCAATATAAGGAAATATATCACTCGAAGATTCGATATAGAATCAGCAAAAATTAACTCGATTGCTATCCTGATTGGTCTTCTCACAGGGCTTGTAATAGGCATATATGACCGTGCCCTTCTGTATTTCAGCACTCTTTTCGGAATGCAACGCGGATTTTCAGTACACGAATTTCCACCCTATTACATAATGTTCATGCCTGCTCTGGGAGGGCTGATAGTTGGGATGATCTCGCATTTCCTGATGAAAAGGCGCTATGGGGTTGATGGGCTTATTGAGACAGTAGCCATTCGTGGAGCAAGGCTTAACCTTACCGATTCTCTTCTTGAAGTTTTTGCGTCAATAATTTCAATCAGCTCAGGAGGTGCACTGGGAAAAGAAGCACCAGGCATTGTAGGCGGTGCCTGGACAGGAGCTCTGGTGGGGCGAGTTATGAAGAGTCCAGAAAAACGGCTCCAGACTCTTCTAGGCTGCGGGGCCGCTGGAGGTATCGCAGCAGTATTCAGTGCCCCGCTTGCAGGTGTGGTTTTTGTCGTTGAAGTGATTTACGGAGAACTTGAAACAAGTACCTTTATTCCCATAGTTATTTCTTCAGTTTTCGCAACACTTGTATCAAACTCGATTATTGGAATTGAACTTCTCCAGATCCCTTCCTATGCACTTGTCAGTCCATACCGGGAATTAGGGCTTTACCTTGTTTTTGGGCTTCTTGCGGGCATAGTTTCAACAGTACTTATCCGAGCCCTTTACTACACAAAAGATCTGTTTTCGGGAATACCTGTTCATCCCATATTTAAACCTGCTCTGGGAGGACTGGTAGTAGGCGTGATTGGTCTTTTTTATCCCCGGGTTCTTGGGATGGGCTATGGTGTGATTACGGATGCCCTGAATAACCAGTTTACCTTCAAGCTTTTACTAATCCTGCTTATCCTCAAAATTATCGTCTTTTCTCTAAGCCTTGGATCGGGAGGCTTTGGAGGGACAATTATCCCATCTCTGTTTGTGGGGACAATGCTTGGAGGAGCTTTTGGGACAGTTGTAGACATGTTATATCCTGGAATGACAGCAGGACCAGGGGCTTATGCCCTTGTAGGTATGGGCGCAGTTTTTGCTGGAAGTACAAGAGCTCCTCTTACTGCTATTCTGATCCTTTTTGAGCTGACCAGGGATTACAACTTAATCCTCCCTCTCATGTTTGCCTGTGTTCTCAGTAATGTAATGTCAAGTGCTCTGTACCCTGAATCAATCTTTACGGAAGGGCTGCGCAGGAATGGCATCAAGATTCGAAAAGGCAGGGAAATAGACATCATGACCTCCATTCCTGTAAAAGCTGCAATGATCACAAGTGTCCAGACTGTCTCAGAGGATAAAAGTGTCGAAATCCTCGAAGCTCTCATGAAAGCGAGTCGTCACATTGGTTTTCCTGTCGTTGATTCAAAAGGCAAACTTTCTGGAATTGTAACACTCTCAGACCTCAGGAACAAGGTAAAGCCTGGAGATGTTGGTAAAAAAATAGGGGAGATCGCCACCAGAGAAGTTGAAGTTGCCTACCCTGATGAAACTCTTGATACTGCCCTCAAACGTCTTGCTTCAAAGCAAATAGGCAGGCTCCCTGTCGTTGACAGAGAAGATAAAACAAAACTTCTTGGAATCATCACTCGGAGTGACATCGTGAACGCATACAACAAGAAAGTCGTTGAAAAGTTCCGGAACACTACCTGA
- a CDS encoding AI-2E family transporter, which translates to MPFDIVTVIVALIFSYYFLLTGNKLIDQLNFVPDKNEKEIKLFLKELDVIYSSLFRQHFVTSAIIGVIALLGRYLLDVPYPGVLASLIFLLSMYPLVGLPGVYLSLTAYYISGNIIMV; encoded by the coding sequence TTGCCATTTGATATAGTAACTGTTATAGTAGCGCTTATCTTTTCTTATTATTTTTTACTTACCGGAAATAAATTAATCGATCAGCTAAACTTTGTACCTGACAAAAACGAAAAAGAAATAAAATTATTCTTAAAAGAGCTGGATGTGATCTATTCCAGCCTATTCAGACAGCATTTTGTCACAAGTGCAATAATAGGAGTTATTGCCCTGCTTGGCCGTTATCTGCTTGATGTGCCTTACCCGGGTGTTCTTGCTTCACTTATATTTCTTTTGTCAATGTACCCTCTTGTAGGACTACCGGGAGTGTACCTTTCCTTGACAGCATATTATATTTCAGGTAACATAATTATGGTATAA
- a CDS encoding lysylphosphatidylglycerol synthase transmembrane domain-containing protein, translated as MNRYKKWLIASLFISVASITLVTFLNFNSDTIEALRKIKIEYILVAGLFHVFSYFIWGARTRAMCNALGYKVNYLKIVEIILSGVFVAGVTPSSAGGEPVRLSMLHMNRIPLGKATAVIVGERLLDAFLVSSSLPFALYIMKDTLPSSKFNVALLIASLLALMALSFFIYGLWKPEKVKNIIRRITGRIAPLLGKHTDASISHLMEKVDREVDLFHESIWIFISVGKKGLLWGMFFTYLFWAVEFFLLVLILAGLSQTTSILTAFAAQVFLALVMVIPATPGASRVAELGAAPIFSVFINASIIGVTIIAWRALTYYMNLLLGGLMSLKVIKDMDLIKKLTGDSTEP; from the coding sequence ATGAACAGGTACAAAAAATGGCTTATCGCATCGCTGTTTATCAGTGTGGCATCAATTACACTCGTTACCTTCCTGAATTTTAACTCAGACACTATTGAAGCTCTGAGAAAGATCAAAATAGAATATATTCTGGTAGCCGGTCTTTTCCATGTTTTTTCATACTTTATCTGGGGAGCTCGGACTCGAGCGATGTGCAATGCACTGGGCTACAAAGTAAATTATCTTAAAATAGTAGAGATAATTCTCTCAGGCGTTTTTGTAGCTGGAGTTACTCCTTCTTCTGCAGGTGGAGAGCCTGTCAGGTTGAGTATGCTACATATGAACAGGATCCCTCTTGGGAAAGCTACAGCCGTAATTGTAGGAGAACGTCTGCTTGATGCTTTTCTCGTCTCTTCTTCTCTACCTTTTGCCCTTTATATTATGAAGGATACGCTTCCAAGCTCTAAATTCAATGTAGCATTGTTGATAGCTAGTCTCCTGGCACTTATGGCTCTGAGTTTTTTTATTTACGGATTATGGAAACCCGAGAAAGTAAAAAACATAATACGTAGGATCACAGGCAGAATTGCGCCTCTTTTAGGGAAACATACGGATGCTTCAATTTCCCATTTAATGGAAAAGGTAGATCGAGAAGTAGACCTTTTTCATGAAAGTATATGGATTTTTATTTCAGTAGGGAAAAAAGGACTGTTATGGGGCATGTTTTTTACCTACCTCTTTTGGGCGGTTGAGTTTTTCCTGCTTGTCCTGATTCTAGCTGGCCTTTCACAAACGACTTCGATATTAACCGCTTTTGCAGCCCAGGTGTTCCTGGCACTAGTCATGGTCATACCCGCAACTCCGGGAGCAAGCAGAGTTGCTGAATTAGGAGCAGCTCCTATATTTTCGGTATTCATAAATGCATCCATTATCGGAGTTACAATTATCGCATGGAGAGCCCTAACATACTATATGAACCTTTTATTAGGAGGCCTCATGAGTCTGAAGGTAATTAAAGACATGGATCTAATTAAAAAATTGACAGGGGATTCTACCGAGCCTTAA
- a CDS encoding 2-oxoacid:ferredoxin oxidoreductase subunit beta: protein MPTSEDYKGQVPAWCPGCGNFNILSTVEEALVELGIEPREVLMVSGIGQSGKLPHYTKCHTFNGLHGRTLPVATAAKLANHSLHVIAVAGDGDCYGEGGNHFLHAIRRNPNITLLVHDNQIYGLTKGQASPTTAQGTHTKIQPYGVLEEPLNPLALAISQDCSFVARGFAGDPGYLKELMKAAISHKGFSLLDILQPCVTFNKINTFRWYRDRVYKLEEEYDPYNRLKAFERSLEWGDKIPNGIFYKNERETLEEGIPTIQEKPLVRQKFSIEDVKHEIDKFY from the coding sequence ATGCCTACATCTGAAGATTATAAGGGACAAGTTCCTGCCTGGTGTCCGGGGTGCGGAAATTTCAATATCCTTTCGACTGTTGAAGAGGCACTTGTAGAGCTTGGAATTGAACCCCGGGAAGTGCTTATGGTTTCTGGGATAGGGCAGTCTGGAAAACTGCCCCACTATACTAAGTGCCACACATTTAATGGGCTGCATGGAAGGACCCTGCCCGTAGCTACGGCTGCAAAACTTGCCAACCATTCTTTGCACGTAATAGCAGTTGCAGGGGATGGGGACTGTTATGGAGAAGGCGGAAATCATTTCCTTCATGCAATTCGCCGTAACCCGAATATTACCCTGCTAGTGCACGACAACCAGATTTACGGACTGACAAAAGGACAGGCATCTCCTACCACAGCTCAGGGAACTCACACCAAAATCCAGCCTTATGGTGTCCTTGAAGAGCCATTAAACCCACTTGCCCTGGCAATTTCGCAGGACTGCAGTTTCGTAGCCAGAGGTTTTGCAGGAGATCCAGGTTATCTGAAAGAGCTTATGAAGGCTGCCATATCACACAAAGGTTTTTCCCTTCTTGATATCCTTCAGCCCTGTGTTACATTTAACAAGATAAACACTTTCAGATGGTACCGAGACAGGGTCTATAAACTCGAAGAAGAATATGACCCATATAACCGCTTAAAAGCGTTTGAAAGGTCTCTGGAATGGGGAGATAAAATTCCTAACGGCATTTTCTATAAAAATGAACGGGAGACGCTTGAAGAAGGGATACCGACAATTCAGGAAAAACCTCTTGTAAGGCAAAAGTTCTCTATTGAGGACGTAAAGCACGAAATTGATAAATTTTATTAA